The window CTTGTCGTCTTCAACCATCAGAATTTTGAATCTTGTATTTTCCATAGTTTTATTCTCCGTTCGGCAGTTCGCTTAGGGTCCAGTAAACGTCAATCGTTCTCATTGCCTCAACAAACTTTTTATAATCTGCGGGCTTGACTATGTAACCTGCTGCGCACAACTCAAAAGTCTCAAATTTATCCTTTGTATCCATGGATGTAGTCAAAACCACAACAGGAATCTTTTTTAATACATCATCCGCTTTTACGACTTTCAGGAATTCGACGCCGTTCATTTTCGGCATATTCAAATCAAGAAGAATAATACACGGTTTCTCATTACCTTCACCTGTTAAATACTCAATTGCTCCCTCTCCATTGGGCGTGTGGACCAACGGATTTTTAACGTTCAGGTCCTTAAGCGCCCGCTTAACCATCATTACGTCCACACTGTCATCTTCAACCAACAACATTGGCTTCAAGCTTCGCATTTTTGACCCCCATTTCTTGCTTAGGCAAAGTGAAGAAGAATGTGCTTCCCTGCCCTGGTTTTGATTCAACCCATATTTTTCCATCGTACAACTCCACAATTTTCTTTGTTACAGTAAGACCAATACCGGTATTTTCAAACTTATCCCGCGGCGACAACGTCTGGAACAGCTGGAAAACCTTTTCATAATGCTTTTTCTCAATTCCGCGTCCGTTATCGGCGACACTAAACTTCCAGAAACCGTTCTCTTCGACACATCCAACTTTGATTTGGCCTTTCGGTTTATCCATATATTTCACGGCGTTACTCAGGAGGTTCTGGAACACCTGCATAATGCGGGTATGCTCACACTCAACCGTAGGCAGCTCGTCTTCGATTGTAATGGTGATATTTTCCGGCGGGGCAATTACATCAATAGTTTCTGCGACAAGCTCATTCAGATTCACCGCAACCTTTTCTTCTTCAGCATGTCCGACCTTGGAGTACTGCAAGATGCCGTCAATGAGGTTGTGCATTCGGTCCACGCGACCTGTAAGCAGTTTCATTTGCTCTTTGCCGGTTTCATCGAGCTTATCTGCATAATCGGCTGATATCCATTCCGCAACGGTCTTGATTCCCCGCAGCGGCGCTTTCAAATCATGTGATACTATGTACGCAAAATCCTTTAATTCCTTATTAACCTTTGCTACTTCGTGATTAGTGCGTTCCAGCTCCTGTATAAGCTGGGCCTGTCTTTGCTCTGCCTGCATACGTTCGGAGACATTGCGTGCGATTGCTATTATGAAGTCTTCTTTCCGGCACGAGCCATCCCGGTGATTTTGACTTACGAGTTTGAGGCTGGTTTCCGCGAAGAAAGTTGTTCCATCACTGCGTTTGTGCCGGCCTTGTATGACTAAATCTCCCCTGAGTTTGAGTTCCTTCATTTGCACCTGCCAGAAGGCATCATCCGGTATGGACTGCTCGATGTCTTTGAAGGCCATCTTGAGTAATTCTTCCCGCATATACCCCAGACTGTCACAAGCTCTATCATTTGTATCCAGTAAACGACCCCATTTTGGTTCCATGATAAAGATACAGTCATTCGACCGGTCTATAAGATTTCGAAGTAATTCCAGCTTCTCACTGGTCTGTTTGCGTGATGCGACTCTTCCCAGCTGCTCCGTCACTGCGTTTAACAAATCATCTTCTTCTTTAAGAAACGGACTTTGACCGTCTTCCTGTTTTTCCTCGAGGCGGTAAACCTCGACAGCTCCGACCTCGTATCCTTCTACTTTAAGCTTGGCATACTGGC is drawn from Phycisphaerae bacterium and contains these coding sequences:
- a CDS encoding response regulator, whose product is MRSLKPMLLVEDDSVDVMMVKRALKDLNVKNPLVHTPNGEGAIEYLTGEGNEKPCIILLDLNMPKMNGVEFLKVVKADDVLKKIPVVVLTTSMDTKDKFETFELCAAGYIVKPADYKKFVEAMRTIDVYWTLSELPNGE
- a CDS encoding ATP-binding protein; its protein translation is MRIGQKSILFFIGIASLVGIIGVIAIKYNANIAVDVDQILLSNSNEAKAATEIAYHIQRIQTNINKLLLGRIDETPEHKKIVKNAVGESVSKLQQFTLLWEDAIKLKIELFREEKQSEEVKTFEDLKTKVDGFIPLVSKTAALQEEQGSEVARSFFESKVEPLLLETQKTAEKLIKSTRQRPITKAEEIRKAVGSSTESIIISTIVGLLAVIVVCHFIWSTISNPIIKLKDAADKIGQGELETQIQVSSKDEIGDLARAFNDMTCKLKEARTILEEKVRQRTEGLSAINEELQNEIGEHLLVQEKLQQHIRHLSCFYALSKLIEQPGISLEEIFKQTVTLIRYAYQHSEKTCVRITFEGINYKTDNFRKSEYSQYAKLKVEGYEVGAVEVYRLEEKQEDGQSPFLKEEDDLLNAVTEQLGRVASRKQTSEKLELLRNLIDRSNDCIFIMEPKWGRLLDTNDRACDSLGYMREELLKMAFKDIEQSIPDDAFWQVQMKELKLRGDLVIQGRHKRSDGTTFFAETSLKLVSQNHRDGSCRKEDFIIAIARNVSERMQAEQRQAQLIQELERTNHEVAKVNKELKDFAYIVSHDLKAPLRGIKTVAEWISADYADKLDETGKEQMKLLTGRVDRMHNLIDGILQYSKVGHAEEEKVAVNLNELVAETIDVIAPPENITITIEDELPTVECEHTRIMQVFQNLLSNAVKYMDKPKGQIKVGCVEENGFWKFSVADNGRGIEKKHYEKVFQLFQTLSPRDKFENTGIGLTVTKKIVELYDGKIWVESKPGQGSTFFFTLPKQEMGVKNAKLEANVVG